ttattattgtaaatatttaaattatatttagaaataatatttgaGCGATTGCAACACTTCGTTGTCCTGTGACCAACCATGGACTTGAATCCTATTAGAAAACTCCGAGTCATATATGACTAGAAGTCATATTAAGAAACTAATAtcataattcaaatatgttgCATATTAAAAATTCGTAGATCTAACCTGTGCAGATGTGCTAATCTGCACATCAAATTTCTTACCGATAAGTACTGTTATACCAAAGTACTAGCATGTTGCATCTTGTCTTGACCCATTTGACTTATCGCTTTACTGTGATCCTACTTTCTCAATTGCACGCTACTGCCATGTAAAGGATGTCAGGATCAATTGGTCCGTTACGTCCGTAAGAATATGATAATACTGAATCCATGCTCTACTCTTTCCTGAAACAGTTTTCTTGCCAAGAGTTTCTATTAACATTCATCCTCATTTAGGCTTATACTAAGAGTAAGTGAAACAATATAttgttgataaaatataatttatgggtaaaacttttatatactacgtattcttagcgatctgaAAGCAaatgtaagaaaaaatataatgaaaacctaaaatttaattctaaatttgagttttaaaatataatttttggcttataaacataagaaaaataatgagtATGAATCTCTATAGATAATGGGAAGGTCAACCATATATCCACAAAGTCAAAAGTTACTACAATGGCACCCTTAAACTCATGTCTCAGAGTTGGGGAACTTTGGTGCTCTTACGAACTGTTAAATTTTGCTAGTACGGATGCTACTTTTAATATagtatttaatcatttatgtGGTCCTTGAATGAATTGCGAGTTTGCAACATGCTCATCTTTTGAAATGAAAAGGAAATTTAGTGGGGTAGTACGTGGATATGTTCAGGATCACTAACGTTAGTGGTTGTTTTATATCCCTCGGTGATTGTGTGACATCAGGATTCAGGAACAAGGGaacatgtattttatatttgtttgtttgctgATGTCTCATAAGTAACTGGTTTTGCTATCTAGtcggagaaaaataaacttatctGTGCTTATTTCGAGGTGGATTATGATATGAGATATTGAAAATTCTGGTAGTACATTAACTAGATTTTGCAGGCAAACTTTTCAAATAGCTTTATGCGAGGAGGTTGTAACAACTACAGCTTCTCCTACAATCTTTAATTCCTCAAATAGCATAGATTTAGTATTTATAGTTCAGACCTAAAATTAGGACAACGTTACGTTACCTATGTAACTGcgtatttttataactatattatatattttatttcaaacttaggtaaaatatatttacaaatttatctattttaaaatgatatataacacataattttatcctagagttatatattttagttttagttttaattttacccTCATAGAATTTTTATTACGCATACTAGCGGTGTGTATCAAAATTAGCGGTgtgtataataaaattagatccGTTAAATCAAATGTAATGGACATCTCACAATCATTTGAGAGTACTTAAAaataatcctaaaattaattcataGAAGACACAAGCTGAAAAACTCTTTTCGTACTAATATCACCGGATAGCTTCTCATTCACCGTTTAGAATACCATCACCATTTAGAATACCAAACTCCCAAACAAGGTACGTCGATGCacagttgaatttaaatttttaaccttaaatttaaagttaattttaagatttttcactgaagttcatttttcaaCATAATCTTTTAGcaatacgtatataaagttttatttatatttcttcGTTGATAATATGTCGttagttttttctatataaaacttaaacaatcacccctgtCAGTAGCTGAGCCACCCAGGGACTTAGCGTTGGTTTACTCTACTGGCTATTATCCACGCGTGGAAATAATAGTACTCGAGTATTAAGAAGAGCTATTAGTCGTGACTCGTGAGGCTCAACGATGCCGCTCTCCATCACTGcatataaaactataactGCGATAAATTTGGGCGTGCACATATACCGTAAGCTTATGAACagtgtttattttcttttttatctcttttccCGAGTAATAATACACTCCGTACGTAGCCTTTTACAGGAGAATCACTTCATTCTACGTCCACCCGAAGAATTGCCTGCTGATTTTGCTGTTCATGATCATGCAGCCTGTGCATTCGCGTTGCATTTCTCCGTTGCTCCTGCAGCAAGAAACAGGGGAGGaacaaggaaaagaaaaaaaggttagGACTTCTTCAGTCAACTACCCTGAAGTCTGAACAGAGAAAGTACGCGTCAAAGTTCAGAGATTGCTAACCtggagcagctgcagctggtATTGCCTCTGGCCCTTCTGAACCGTGGAGATGAGCCTCATCACGACGTAGAACGGCAGCAAGATTCCACTTGCCCGGAGCAAGTATATCTGCAAAGCAAACCAACACATGCTCATAAATTTCATTGCATCAACCACTCTGAATTTCTGAATCACCGatccattctttttttttccgtggCGGACTCCGATGCATTTTATGCATTTTACtcgtagtagaatttaattcatacaattgatctatttttatctgtaTCAAcaattaggtgtagtagaaatttgaaggggtaatatcgtcctttttattgtgatctttattaaaaaaataaaattacagaatactgctaatcaagtaattaataaaatacaaaaatatctttttttactggtagtataatactacaagtaaaatgCATCGAataattgcttttttttttatatatatgcattggaTAGCATTCAGATGGGGTTGTCAAAAGAACTCACCGTCAAGAGGCTGAACGCGTACTGGTGGGCGGCTCCAACCGTCACGACAGCGACGAGATGCCTCAGCAGCAGAACCACCGTGAACTGCATTGAGCAAGCAAAATTAAACAGTTCAGAGTTTTCAGACACAACACTGCACATGCACTGCGCATTTCTGAACCTGAAGGCGGTGGTTTCAGTTTCTGTGTCAGTCAATGTACCGTGACGGCCACCGATCGGCACCAGGCGGCGCTCCGGCCGGCCGCTCCGGCGCACTCGGCGTACACCTGGTCGCCGATCAACGGCGAGTCCTCCGGCTCGTAGCTTGGCCGTGGAACCTCCAGGCTCTCTCTGCAGCAAGAAAAAAGATTTCAGTTAGGAGGCGGTGGTTGTGCAGCTTGAGCATGACAGAATTGAATACTTGACTCTCAACTCTGAAGCCCATCTTttttctcatctcatctcatctcatgtcATTGCATTATGAGTTGTACTACTGTACAGATGAAGCCACAGGTTGACTCCATTTTTGCAAGGCTGCTGCAGTAGAGGACACGGTTTGTAGCACTGTATTGATGTGCAAGGCATCTTATCGGCCATCTCATGAAGGAAATGATTAGGACTTGGTTGTTGGGACATGGCTAACGGAAAACAGCTAGGCCGGACCCACCTGCCAGTGACCCAGCTAGTGCACACCATGATCCACTGGATGCTGCAATATGTAGCTGCCAAAGAGAATGAGCCGGACCACTATTCCTGATTGCAACTTGATGCATCATTGTTGTTCATTCTACATGCTTAGTTTCTGCTGAAATCTCAGCTGGCATTCAAGATGAGATCAGAAATTTCAGAATGTATGTTTCAGTTGCCATGTGGGGGCAATGAGATTTATGGATAGGGATGTCATTCATTGTTGGAAGCCGagactttctttcttttgtttatggCAAGAACCATCGATCGTTGAATTTGCTAGCTCTAGAATAGTGTTAGATGCTTTCTTGATTTCTTCTGCATGAGCCAGCCATACGGTGGTTGATGACAGTTGCGACGCACTACCATTATCAGTACCAGACACTAATTCAACATTCACCTTGTTACACAGTGCCAACTCCCAGCTCTATCAATCTTAAACTGTGAAATTtcggagagaagagagaagatgcACCTGATGGTGACTGCGACATGAGCAGGTTGAGCTTTCTTGGGAGGAGCAGTGTAGCCCGGCTCGAAATTCTGACAGCAAAAAAACACTGCCGTTAAACAAAGGCAACAAGTAGTCTACTCAAGGAGGAACAAGCGTGCACAGAGCTCCATGAGGTTATGATTACTCTACTCAAACTCATGGCCTAAAGTATAATTTTGGGCACCCAATTGTACTTGCTGTGAGTAAAAAGGTAAGGACTTGCTTAGTTCAGTCTCAAAGAAATCTCAAGACGCAGAGTCTTCAGACAAGTGTTTACTCCTTCAGGCCATCCTAATACTCATTCAGTACTttgttgaaaagaaaaaagcaaGATGAGAACTTGACAACTAATACCATAACTTTGCACTTGTGCAGGAATTAATCTTTTCTAGCGCTGCATttggtgaaaaatataaactttcaTGGATAGAATAGTaggaaatttaatattgaTCAGGCAGAGAGAAAGTACATAAAAGAGAGCGATTCCTACGAGATTTTCGTGGCAGAATTTAAATGAAACAAACACTGGATTGATCAATTGATCTGAACACAAACCTGAAGGCAAATCTCACAGAGCGTGCTCCCCTTCTCGTCGCACCATCTCTGAACACATCCCCTGTGCGCGTACTGCAGggccatgaaaaaaaacaagaatcaAGTTCCGTTGAACCATCAAGACGATAATCAAACCCACATCAGGATTCAGGAGGAACCCAAAGTATCAAAAAAAGCTAAAGAAACGTACAAGAACTATCTAATCCATGTGAAGGAAAGAACAAAAAGCAATCAATCACCTTGAGGGAGCCGGAGCATCCGCAGGGAGACTCCATGGTGGTGGcgcacccctcctcctcctcctcatggCAGATCCTGCACTGCCTCatggagcagcagcaccacGCATCCTCTCGCTCCatctcgtcttcttcctcctcctctcacccttcc
This is a stretch of genomic DNA from Oryza brachyantha chromosome 1, ObraRS2, whole genome shotgun sequence. It encodes these proteins:
- the LOC102702790 gene encoding uncharacterized protein LOC102702790 translates to MEREDAWCCCSMRQCRICHEEEEEGCATTMESPCGCSGSLKYAHRGCVQRWCDEKGSTLCEICLQNFEPGYTAPPKKAQPAHVAVTIRESLEVPRPSYEPEDSPLIGDQVYAECAGAAGRSAAWCRSVAVTFTVVLLLRHLVAVVTVGAAHQYAFSLLTIYLLRASGILLPFYVVMRLISTVQKGQRQYQLQLLQEQRRNATRMHRLHDHEQQNQQAILRVDVE